GCGGAACTGACGCTCGAAAGCCTCTTCGCCTCGCCGACGTTCTACGGCAAGGGATTCCAGGGCGGTCGCTGGGCCGAGTCCGGCCCCGTCGTCCGCTACATCGAGCGCAGCGACGAATCCGGCGCGACCGACCTCATGGAGTACGACCTCGAGGCCGACACCCGCATCCGGCTCATCGACGGGAGCCAGCTCAAGAAGCCCGATGCCGACGGCCTCCTCCAGATCGAGGACTACGCGTACAGCGCCGACCGCAGCCGCGTCCTCCTCTACACGGACTCCGAGCGCGTGTGGCGGCTCAACACGAAGGGTTACTACTACGTGTACGATGTCGAAGCCGGCACGCTCGCGCCCGTCGCCGACCGCGCGGCCGGGCTGCAGATGTTCGCCAAGTTCAGCCCGGACGGCGAGCGCGTGGCCTTCGTCCGCGACCGCGACCTCTTCGTCGTGGACCTCGCGACGGGGGAGGAGACGCGACTGACGGACAGCGGCAGCCCCGGCGGTGTCATCAACGGCACGTTCGACTGGGTGTACGAGGAGGAGTTCGGCCTCCGCGACGGCTTCCGCTGGAGCCCCGACGGCCAGCACATCGCGTTCTTCCAACTCGACGAGTCGGCCACGCGCGATTTCCAGATGACGGACTTCCGCACGCTCTACCCCGAGTACACGAAGTTCCGCTACCCGAAGGCAGGCGAAGTCAACGCGGAGATCCGCGTCGGCGTGATCGACCTCCCGAGCGGCGAGACGCGCTTCTTCGACACCGATACGTGGAACGAGGGCGGCGACGAGACGGAGTACCTCGCGCTGATGGACTGGGCGCCGGCCATCGATGGGCAGCACTACGTCTGGATGGCGCGGATGAACCGCGACCAGAACGACCTCGACCTCCTCTACGGCGATCCCGCGACGATGGACCTCGACGTCGTGCTCGAAGAGAAATCCGACTCGTGGATCGACGTCGAGACCGGGTTCTCGGACCTCGATATGGGCACGCTCACGTTTCTCGACGACGACACGCACTTCGTGTGGCGGAGCGACCGGAGTGGCTACAGCCACCTCTACCTCTATGAGAACGATGGCACGCTCGTCCGCCCGCTCACGAGCGGCGAGTGGGACGTGACGAGCTTCCACGGCATTGATGAGGCGGCAGGCGCGCTTTACGTCACCGGCACGCGCGAGAGCCCGATCGAGCGGCACCTCTACCGCGTGTCCTTCGGCGCGGACGCCGGCACGAACGGCTACGGTGCCGAGCCGGTGAAGATCACCGACCGCGCGGGCTGGCACGCCGCCAACACCTCGGCCGATCTGCGCTACTACATCGACACGTATTCCAACGTCAGCACGCCGCCTGTCGTCTCGCTCCACCGGATCGACGGGGAACTCGTGAAGGTGCTGGAGGCGAACGAGGCGCTGATCGCCACGGTCGAGGCGCTCGGCCTCGCACCGGTCGAGTTCATGGAGGTCCCCGCCGCCGACGGGACGCCGCTCAACGCCTACCTCATCAAGCCCCGCGCCTTCGACGCGTCGAAGGCATACCCGCTCCTCGTGCACACCTACGGCGGGCCGGGCTCGCAGGAGGTCCGCAACGCGTGGGGCGGGACCGAGCGGCTGTGGCACTACATGCTCGCCGAGGAGCACGGCGTCCTCGTCGCCGGCGTCGACAACCGAGGCACGGGCGGGCGCGGCAAGGGCTTTAAAGCGCAGACGTACAAAAACCTCGGCATCCTCGAAGCCGAGGACCAGATCGCGGCCGGGCAGTGGTTCGGCGCGCAGCCGTGGGTCGACGCCGACCGGCTCGGGATCTGGGGCTGGAGCTACGGCGGGTACCTCTCGCTCCTCGCGATGCTGTATGAAGACGGCCCCGAGACGTACGACCTCGGGGTGGCCGTCGCGCCCGTCACGAACTGGCGGTTCTACGACACGATCTACACCGAGCGTTACCTCTCGACGCCGCAGAAGAACCCCGATGGGTACGACCTCGGCTCGCCGGTGACGTACGCCGCGAACCTCCGCGCCGACCAGGACCTCCTCCTCGTCCACGGCGACTTCGACGACAACGTCCACGTGCAGAACACGGTCGCGATGACGGACGCGCTGCAGGCTCAGGGCAAGCAGTTCGACATGATGATCTACCCCGGCCGCAACCACGGCATCTACGGCGGCTCGACGCGGCTCCACCTCTACACCCTCCTGACGGACTTCATCACGGAGAATCTGTAGAGCCCGAACGCCAGCCTCGTTACCTTGGGGCGGTTCCGCGCGTGCGGGGCCGCCCCTTTTCTTGGCTCGCTTTCCCCCGCCCGATGATGCCCGACCTGCTCATTCAACACGGCACCCTCCTCGACCCCGAAACCGGCGAGACGCGCACGGCCGACGTCCTCATCCGCGACGGACGGATCGAGCGGATCGGCGACGACTTGGAGGTCGAAGGGCGGATCGAGGCCTACGATGCGAGCGGGAAGCTGATCTCGCCGGGATGGATCGACATGCACGTCCACCTCCGCGAGCCGGGGCAGGAGCACAAGGAGACGGTCGCCACCGGCACGCGCGCCGCCGCGTTCGGGGGCTTCACCGCCGTCGCCTGCATGCCCAACACCGACCCGCCGATCGCCACGCGCGACGTGGTCGAGTTCGTGAGGAAGCGGGCCGAAGGGCTGCCCGTCGACGTCTATCCCATCGGGGCCGTCTCGAAGGCCCGCGCCGGCGAGCACCTCGCCGAACTCGGCGACATGGCCGAGGGCGGGGCCGTCGCCTTCTCCGACGACGGCTCGCCGGTGCAGGACGCCGGGCTGATGCGCCGCGCGCTCGAATACGCCCGCACGCTCGACAAGCCGATCCTCGGACACGAAGAAGACCTCACGCTGAACCCGCACGGCCACATGC
This is a stretch of genomic DNA from Rhodothermales bacterium. It encodes these proteins:
- a CDS encoding S9 family peptidase: MPAIAQSTDAAELTLESLFASPTFYGKGFQGGRWAESGPVVRYIERSDESGATDLMEYDLEADTRIRLIDGSQLKKPDADGLLQIEDYAYSADRSRVLLYTDSERVWRLNTKGYYYVYDVEAGTLAPVADRAAGLQMFAKFSPDGERVAFVRDRDLFVVDLATGEETRLTDSGSPGGVINGTFDWVYEEEFGLRDGFRWSPDGQHIAFFQLDESATRDFQMTDFRTLYPEYTKFRYPKAGEVNAEIRVGVIDLPSGETRFFDTDTWNEGGDETEYLALMDWAPAIDGQHYVWMARMNRDQNDLDLLYGDPATMDLDVVLEEKSDSWIDVETGFSDLDMGTLTFLDDDTHFVWRSDRSGYSHLYLYENDGTLVRPLTSGEWDVTSFHGIDEAAGALYVTGTRESPIERHLYRVSFGADAGTNGYGAEPVKITDRAGWHAANTSADLRYYIDTYSNVSTPPVVSLHRIDGELVKVLEANEALIATVEALGLAPVEFMEVPAADGTPLNAYLIKPRAFDASKAYPLLVHTYGGPGSQEVRNAWGGTERLWHYMLAEEHGVLVAGVDNRGTGGRGKGFKAQTYKNLGILEAEDQIAAGQWFGAQPWVDADRLGIWGWSYGGYLSLLAMLYEDGPETYDLGVAVAPVTNWRFYDTIYTERYLSTPQKNPDGYDLGSPVTYAANLRADQDLLLVHGDFDDNVHVQNTVAMTDALQAQGKQFDMMIYPGRNHGIYGGSTRLHLYTLLTDFITENL